Proteins from one Anastrepha obliqua isolate idAnaObli1 chromosome 2, idAnaObli1_1.0, whole genome shotgun sequence genomic window:
- the LOC129238620 gene encoding N-glycosylase/DNA lyase codes for MISKSRSAVPILAFKQIFRFKFKQRAGDSISYCPEMDHCFSGEIAIPESQVNLEVSLLGGQSFRWRKVEQSTASKLPELHGVAYNAFWQLSQSAASILYKVYPAQGMFNKKSCKNEYFRDLLRRYLRLDFDLNKNLESWRAAHEHFATITPHMKAVRVLDQEPLENILSFICSQNNHIKRISTMIDWFCSKYGQRIGHFNEREEYTFPTLAVLLENQKELELMLREAKFGYRAKFIAQTIAKIVDFGGDAWFDKLRAMSYADARNELVRLPGIGYKVADCICLMSLGHLEAVPIDTHIYKIAQTVYMRQQLAKVKTVTPRIYEEIANHLRTVYGPYAGWAQAVLFCADLQQFQTTKQSVKTLSLKEKSESCSAKPKKKRK; via the exons ATGATTAGTAAATCCCGCTCAGCTGTTCCAATTTTAgcgtttaaacaaatatttcgatttaaatttaagcaaaggGCGGGTGATAGCATCTCCTACTGCCCCGAAATGGACCATTGCTTCAGCGGCGAAATTGCGATACCCGAAAGCCAGGTGAATTTGGAAGTCTCCCTACTGGGTGGACAAAGTTTTCG CTGGAGGAAAGTAGAACAATCAACTGCATCCAAGTTGCCAGAATTGCATGGAGTGGCCTACAATGCATTTTGGCAGTTGAGCCAAAGTGCTGCCTCTATTTTATACAAAGTGTATCCAGCGCAGGGGATGTTCAATAAGAAATCCTGCAAAAATGAGTATTTTAGAGACCTACTGCGTCGCTATTTGCGCCTGGactttgatttaaataaaaatttggagagtTGGCGTGCAGCGCACGAACACTTTGCAACTATCACGCCGCACATGAAAGCGGTGCGCGTGCTGGATCAAGAACCACTCGAGAATATATTGTCGTTTATTTGCAGTCAAAATAATCACATTAAAAG aatttcaacaatgattgACTGGTTTTGCTCCAAATATGGCCAGCGCATCGGACACTTTAACGAACGCGAGGAATATACATTCCCAACTTTAGCAGTTTTGCTGGAGAATCAAAAAGAG CTGGAACTCATGCTACGTGAAGCCAAATTTGGCTATCGTGCAAAATTCATCGCCCAGACTATTGCGAAAATTGTCGACTTCGGTGGCGATGCGTGGTTTGACAAGCTTCGCGCCATGTCCTATGCCGATGCGCGTAACGAATTGGTGCGCCTGCCTGGTATTGGTTACAAAGTTGCCGATTGCATTTGCCTTATGTCGCTGGGCCACCTGGAGGCAGTGCCTATCGACACGCACATTTATAAAATTGCACAAACTGTTTACATGCGACAACAATTGGCGAAGGTGAAGACAGTGACGCCGCGCATTTATGAAGAGATCGCAAATCATTTGCGCACAGTTTACGGCCCGTATGCGGGTTGGGCGCAAGCGGTGCTATTTTGCGCCGATTTGCAACAATTTCAGACAACAAAGCAGTCAGTTAAGACTCTCAGTCTCAAGGAGAAATCGGAGAGTTGTAGCGCAAAGccgaaaaagaaacgaaaatga